A stretch of Porites lutea chromosome 5 unlocalized genomic scaffold, jaPorLute2.1 SUPER_5_unloc_2, whole genome shotgun sequence DNA encodes these proteins:
- the LOC140925379 gene encoding uncharacterized protein, whose protein sequence is LAMIDGSDIERRFLEEKAEIVRGFLQEREIVDRAHEDEKNDMRLAFEVEKENMRKAFECEKEEMRQNFLKEKDNIRLEFQESRHVLKLSFEDEKSALIKSWDREKQTLLDNYVKEKKELRAQFERFLREKEEGFKAEKAEMEAKIRKELEGIEEVKNELRRTLSQGLGDLENVYFEENEYLETLYNHEQPEVDMHFKSISDAEMSLDKEELLKSLKQEKTKMHSHYTNKHKLLVEHQFALEIVDMEQRFKQQNLMNIFRREKSDMEKGFIKEKEDIRRKFEVEFRRILQQQRLKFESEIQGYEHDISVLKYQKEQLEKCFSLEMRTLKLKFDHEKVEIENRFKNEKKDLKRVLKGQYERKLSGDKLRLEWLLDQFRLGRRASTDQMGSNGSALSTSSIYSD, encoded by the exons CTAGCTATGATCGATGGATCTGATATAGAAAGAAGGTTCCTTGAGGAGAAGGCGGAAATTGTTCGAGGATTTCTGCAGGAGAGAGAGATTGTTGATCGCGCCCACGAAGACGAGAAAAATGATATGCGTTTAGCTTTTGAAGTGGAAAAGGAAAACATGAGAAAAGCCTTTGAATGCGAGAAAGAAGAAATGCGACagaatttcttaaaagagaaagacaacatCCGCTTGGAATTTCAGGAATCGAGACATGTTTTGAAGTTGTCTTTCGAAGACGAGAAATCTGCGTTGATAAAATCATGGGATCGTGAAAAACAGACTCTTCTGGACAATTACGTCAAAGAGAAGAAGGAATTAAGAGCGCAGTTTGAGCGATTTTTAAGGGAGAAAGAGGAAGGATTTAAAGCCGAAAAGGCTGAAATGGAAGCGAAGATTCGCAAAGAGCTTGAGGGAATCGAGGAGGTAAAAAATGAGCTGAGGCGGACATTGTCGCAGGGCTTGGGCGATCTGGAGAATGTTTACTTCGAGGAGAACGAGTATCTCGAGACCCTCTATAATCACGAGCAACCAGAGGTTGATATGCACTTTAAAAGTATATCAGATGCCGAAATGAGCCTGGATAAAGAGGAGCTGTTGAAATCGCTCAAACAAGAGAAGACCAAAATGCATTCTCACTACACCAATAAGCACAAGCTA ctagtTGAGCACCAGTTCGCGTTGGAAATCGTTGACATGGAACAGAGGTTCAAACAGCAAAATTTAATGAACATTTTTAGAAGAGAAAAGTCGGACATGGAAAAGGGctttattaaagaaaaggaagacaTCAGACGTAAATTCGAGGTGGAATTTCGCAGAATACTTCAACAACAGAGGTTGAAATTCGAGTCGGAAATACAAGGTTACGAGCACGACATCTCtgttttgaaatatcaaaaagaacAGCTGGAAAAGTGCTTTTCCTTAGAAATGCGaacattgaaattaaaattcgaCCACGAGAAGGTTGAAATTGAGAACAGGTTTAAAAACGAGAAGAAGGACCTTAAGAGGGTTTTGAAAGGGCAATACGAGAGAAAGCTGAGTGGGGATAAACTCCGGCTTGAATGGCTACTAGATCAGTTTCGCCTTGGAAGAAGAGCAAGCACCGATCAAATGGGCTCTAATGGTTCGGCGCTCAGCACAAGTTCTATTTATTCCGATTAA